The genomic DNA TGCGGTAGCAGCGGGTGCAATTCGATCTGATTGACCGCAGGCACGATGCCGGTGACGTCGATCAGCACGGTCAGGTGTTCGGGCGCGAAGTTGCTCACGCCGATGGACCGGACCCGGCCCTGATCCCGCAGATGCGCGAAGGCCTTGAACGTGTCGACGTAGGTGTTGTTGGCCGGCATCGGCCAGTGGATGAGATACAGGTCGAGGTAGTCGACGCCGAGCCGGTCCAGGCTCGCGTCGAACGCGGCCAGCGTCGAGTCGTAACCCTGATCGCTGTTCCACAGCTTGGTCACCAGGAACACGTCTTCGCGGGGGACGCCGGAGTTGACCAGGCCGCGGCCGGTTTCGGCCTCGTTGCGGTACGCGGCGGCGGTGTCGAGGTGCCGATAGCCTGCCTGCAGTGCCGCGGTCACCGCGCGTTCGGTCTCCTCGGCAGGGGTCTGCCAAACCCCCAACCCGACTTGCGGTATCGAATTACCGTCGTTCAGCGTGACACGAGGACTCACAGAGGGAGCAGCCATGACTGAAAGTCTGCCAGGCGGGCAGGTCCGGGGCAGACCTGGTCGCCACAGTCGGGACCCGGTCAAGCAGGCGGTGCTCGAGCGGGCAACCAAGTTCACCCTGTCCGCGATTCCACGGATCTCCGACCGGACCAAGCGTCTGCTGCTGGGCGGGCGTTCGGTGGTCGTCGACGGCAACACCCTGGACACCACGCTGCAATTCACCCTGGCCGCCCAACGCACGGCCGGAGTCGGGGGCCTGGTCGCCGATTACAGCCCGGAGTCCGGCGCCACCGTTTCGCGAGCCGCGCTGCGGGCCACCGCGGCCATGATGAAGGTCCGTATCCGCGCGGACGTGACCGAGATTTCGATTCCCGGTCCGGCCGGTCCCATGCCGGCGCGCCGCTACGTCCCGGACGGCACCGCATCCCCGGCCACCTCGGCGCTGTTGTTGTACTTCCACGGCGGCGGCTTCGTGATCGGTGACCTCGACACCCACGACAGCCTGTGCCGACTGATCTGCCGGGACGGCGGAATTCAGGTGATCTCCGTCGACTACCGGCTCGCGCCCGAGCACAAGGCGCCGGCCGCCATCGACGACGCCTATGCCGCCTACCGCTGGGCGCTCGATCACGCTGCCGGCCTGGGCGCCACACGCATCGTGGTCGGGGGAGACAGCGCTGGCGGCAACCTCGCCGCCGTGGTGGCTCAGCAGGCCCGCGACTCCGAGCTACCGCTGCCCGCCCTGCAGCTGTTGCTGTACCCGGTCACCGACTGGTCGAGCGAGACGCGATCCAAGACGTTGTTCTCCGAGGGCTACTTCCTGAGTAGGCGCGACATGGACTGGTTCGCCGCGCACTATCTCGACGGCGCCGAGGTGTCCGCCGAGGACCCGGCGGTGTCACCGCTACTGAGCGAGGATCTGTCCGGGTTGCCGCCTGCGCTGGTGGTCACCGCAGGGTTCGATCCCTTGCGCGACGAGGGCAACCGGTACGCGCGGGCCATGCGGGACGCCGGGGTGGTCGTGGACCTGCGGGAAGAACGGTCGATGATTCACGCGTTCGCCAACTTCTTCCCGCTGGGAGGCGGCAGTGCCACCGCGACGAGCGCAATGATCTCGGCCCTGCGCGCACATCTCAGCCACGCCGAAAGCTGACCTGGCAGCGCCGGTACGCTTGTCGACGTGGCCAAACCGAAGAAGACCGCGAAGTACGACCTCAAAGCGGCTGACCGCAAGCGCAACCTGTGGGTTCAGATCGGGCTGACAGCCGTGGTGGTGCTGTTCGCCGTCGGCCTGGTGCTCTACATCGTGACGACCGGCCACAAGCGGCCTGCCACCGGGGAGGCCCGGGCCGTCCACGTGGCCGCGCCCAGTGTGATCACCAAAGAGGGCACATCTGAGCCCAAGGTGACGCTGAGCCTCTTCGAGGATTTCCTGTGCCCCGCGTGCGGCCATCTGGAACAGCAGTTCGGCCCGACCATCAACAAGCTGATCGACGCCGGTGCCGTGGCCGCCGACTATCACATGGTGGCGATTCTGGACAAGGCCGGCAACGGTTACTCGTCGCGGGCCGGTGGCGCTGCCTACTGCGTCGCCGATGAGTCCATCGATGCGTTCCGCCGATTCCACTCCGCGCTCTTCACACCCGGAATCCAGCCGGAGGAGGGGAGCGGTGTCTACCCGGACAACGCCCGGATCATCGAACTCGCCCGCCAGGCCGGTGCCGCCGGCGAGGTGCCCGACTGCATCACCAAGGCTCGCTACGTGGAGATGGTGCAGGGCATGGCCGCGGCCACTGAAATCCACTCGACGCCGACCATCAAGTTCAACGGTGAGGACTACAGCCCGACCACGCCCGACGCGCTGATCGCGAAGGTCAAGGAGATCGTCGGCGACGTGCCGGCGTTGAACGGCCCCGCTCCCGGCCCTGCCGCTCCTGCGCCTGCGCCCGGCGCACCGGCGGCACCCGCCCCGGCTGCTCCACCCGCACCCGCTACACCCGCGCCGGCCCACCCATGAGTGACACCGCAGCGTCCGAGCTCGACGAACTCGGCGATTCAGGGACCGAAAAGGCCCCGGGAGTCGCCGTCGGCAAGGTCGGTGCGGTGTGGATACTGATCGCCGGTGTCCTCGGGCTGGCGGCGGCGTTGGCGCTGACGGTCGAGAAGATCGAGCTCCTGATCGATCCGAGTTACGTACCGTCCTGCAGCATCAACCCGGTGATCTCCTGTGGCTCGGTGATGTCCACCTGGCAGGCAGCGGTCTTCGGGTTCCCCAACTCGCTGATCGGGGTGGTCGCGTTCACGGTCACGCTGGTCACCGGTGTGCTGGCCGTGGCCGGCGTTCGATTGCCCCGGTGGTACTGGGCCGGCCTGGCGGCGGGAAGCCTGCTCGGGGCCGTCATGGTGCACTGGCTGATCTTCCAGAGCCTCTACCGCATCGGTGCCCTGTGCCCGTACTGCATGGTGGTGTGGTCGGTCACCATCCCGCTGCTGGTGGTGACGAGCTCCATCGCGTTCCGGCCGCTGCACACCAACGTGGTCGCCAGGACTGTCTACGAGTGGCGGTGGTCGCTCGTGGCGCTCTGGTTCACCTCACTCGTGCTGTTGATCTTGGTGCGTTTCTGGGAATACTGGTCAACGCTCCTGTAACACTTCCGCAATAACTTGTCGGTTAGGTCTACCCGTGATTTCCAAACTGTTAGTCGCCAACCGCGGCGAGATTGCGATCCGTGCGTTTCGTGCTGCTTATGAGATGGGCATCGCGACGGTAGCGGTGTATCCGTATGAGGATCGCAATTCGTTGCATCGGCTGAAGGCTGATGAGTCGTATCAGATCGGTGAGGTCGGTCATCCGGTACGGGCGTATCTGTCGGTGGACGAGATCATCAGGGTCGCCCAGCATTCCGGCGCGGACGCGGTGTATCCGGGCTATGGATTCCTGTCCGAGAATCCCGAATTGGCGTCGGCCTGCGCGGAGGCGGGCATCACCTTCGTGGGTCCCTCGGCGCAGGTTCTGGAATTGACCGGCAACAAGGCGCGGGCGATTGCGGCCGCGAAGGCGGCGGGCCTGCCGGTCCTGGCATCGTCGGCGCCGTCGTCGTCGGTGGACGAATTGGTCGCTGCGGCAGGGGATATGGCGTTCCCGTTGTTCGTGAAGGCGGTGTCCGGCGGCGGTGGGCGCGGAATGCGCCGGGTGACCGACGCCGAGGCGCTACCCGAGGCGGTGGAGGCGGCGTCGCGTGAGGCGGAGTCGGCGTTCGGCGATCCCGAGGTGTACCTGGAGCAGGCCGTCATCAACCCGCGTCACATCGAGGTGCAGATCCTTGCCGATACGCAGGGCAATGTGATGCACCTGTTCGAGCGGGACTGCAGTGTGCAGCGACGGCACCAGAAGGTGATCGAGCTGGCGCCGGCGCCGAACCTGGATCCTGATTTGCGCGAACAGATTTGCGCGGATGCGGTGGCCCTGGCTCGCCAGATCGGTTACAGCTGTGCGGGCACCATCGAGTTCCTCCTCGACGAACGCGGTCATCACGTCTTCATCGAGTGCAATCCGCGGATCCAGGTGGAGCACACGGTGACCGAGGAGATCACCGATGTGGACCTGGTCGGCTCACAGTTGCGGATCGCCGCCGGGGAGAGCCTGGCCGATCTGGGTTTGAGCCAGGACAAGTTGACGGTGCGTGGTGCTGCTTTGCAGTGCCGGATCACCACCGAGGATCCGGCCAACGGATTCCGCCCGGACACCGGGCGGATCACTGCCTACCGGTCACCCGGCGGTGCGGGTGTTCGCCTGGACGGCGGCACCAATGTCGGGGCCGAGGTGTTGGCGCATTTCGACTCCATGCTGGTCAAGCTGACCTGTCGCGGGCGTGACTTCTCAACGGCGGTTTCGCGGGCCCGCCGGGCGCTGGCGGAGTTCCGCATCCGCGGGGTGTCGACGAACATCCCGTTCCTGCAGGCCGTGATCGAAGATCCGGACTTCCGTGCCGGACGGGTCACCACCTCGTTCATCGACGAGCGCCCGCAGCTGCTGACCGCGCACACGCCTGCCGACCGCGGCACCAAGATCTTGAATTACCTGGCCGATGTCACGGTGAACAAGCCCAACGGTGAGCGGCCGACAGGGGTGTACCCGCAGGACAAGTTGCCGG from Mycobacterium sp. DL440 includes the following:
- a CDS encoding aldo/keto reductase codes for the protein MSPRVTLNDGNSIPQVGLGVWQTPAEETERAVTAALQAGYRHLDTAAAYRNEAETGRGLVNSGVPREDVFLVTKLWNSDQGYDSTLAAFDASLDRLGVDYLDLYLIHWPMPANNTYVDTFKAFAHLRDQGRVRSIGVSNFAPEHLTVLIDVTGIVPAVNQIELHPLLPQHELREVHARLGIATEAWSPLGQGSLLTDPVITGIAERHGKTPAQVLIRWHIHLGNIVIPKSVNPERIVSNFDVFDFDLDASDMSAIASLETDTRLGPDPRTFNFTG
- a CDS encoding alpha/beta hydrolase — its product is MTESLPGGQVRGRPGRHSRDPVKQAVLERATKFTLSAIPRISDRTKRLLLGGRSVVVDGNTLDTTLQFTLAAQRTAGVGGLVADYSPESGATVSRAALRATAAMMKVRIRADVTEISIPGPAGPMPARRYVPDGTASPATSALLLYFHGGGFVIGDLDTHDSLCRLICRDGGIQVISVDYRLAPEHKAPAAIDDAYAAYRWALDHAAGLGATRIVVGGDSAGGNLAAVVAQQARDSELPLPALQLLLYPVTDWSSETRSKTLFSEGYFLSRRDMDWFAAHYLDGAEVSAEDPAVSPLLSEDLSGLPPALVVTAGFDPLRDEGNRYARAMRDAGVVVDLREERSMIHAFANFFPLGGGSATATSAMISALRAHLSHAES
- a CDS encoding DsbA family protein, which translates into the protein MAKPKKTAKYDLKAADRKRNLWVQIGLTAVVVLFAVGLVLYIVTTGHKRPATGEARAVHVAAPSVITKEGTSEPKVTLSLFEDFLCPACGHLEQQFGPTINKLIDAGAVAADYHMVAILDKAGNGYSSRAGGAAYCVADESIDAFRRFHSALFTPGIQPEEGSGVYPDNARIIELARQAGAAGEVPDCITKARYVEMVQGMAAATEIHSTPTIKFNGEDYSPTTPDALIAKVKEIVGDVPALNGPAPGPAAPAPAPGAPAAPAPAAPPAPATPAPAHP
- a CDS encoding vitamin K epoxide reductase family protein; translation: MSDTAASELDELGDSGTEKAPGVAVGKVGAVWILIAGVLGLAAALALTVEKIELLIDPSYVPSCSINPVISCGSVMSTWQAAVFGFPNSLIGVVAFTVTLVTGVLAVAGVRLPRWYWAGLAAGSLLGAVMVHWLIFQSLYRIGALCPYCMVVWSVTIPLLVVTSSIAFRPLHTNVVARTVYEWRWSLVALWFTSLVLLILVRFWEYWSTLL